The genomic region TGTCTTTTGGGGAATTTGTGCTGTTTACGCAAGTCCTGCCAATAATCTAAGCTCAGCGTGACTCGGCGGGCGTCTCAGTGGTCTACTTGATAGCGAATTTAAGTATTGTTGACAAATTTGGTTTCTTTTTGGTGGAGCGGGGGGAAATGACCATAAAAGGAGATGGTGCCGAGTTTCACCCAAATTAACTCAAAGAAAATGGAGAACAGATGCTTGTGTGCTTAAATGGAAAACAATAATCTATTCTCATTTTATTACCAAGTATAATTGGAGCATGAttacaaaaatacaaacatttgatggattttcaaaaacaaatgtgCACCTATTTACAAAGTGGTTCCTTCCCATATGTCTCACATACAATACGAAATGCATCTTGTTCACAAAGTTAAGCTCAAAATGATTCATAACCTGACGAAATTGTGAgttagtgattaaaaaaaataatatatatttattttaatgacaGGTTCATTTCTGCCAATGATAATTAGCGCCACGCTGAAAatagtcttttttattttaatttaaaaaaatctatattcAAACCACTGGATGTACATAAGTATATTTGAAAAGGAAACTACAAATCAATTTGGccacaaataataaaaattgcaTTTCTTCCCACAATGTCTGTTCGTCTTTTGCCAATTTTTTTCGTCATTTCCAGCAAAACTCTCATTCAGCAGATAGAAATTCACTTGCGCTCCAAGTGTGTCCAGTCTATGAATCATTTTGGCTCCAAGTGTGCATTGACAATCCAAAGCTGCCCAATAGTGGCTCATTGCTTGCAGGCATTCAAACATCACtaacataaaaagaaaacatttaaaattgtGCTATAGGTGTCTGAAATGTTATAAGCATGAAATACATTCTTTGTCAGTGACAGAAACTGGCAAATTTACATGCGCCTAATGTGCTCCGTGTGCTTCATGATGAAGATCTTCCAAAGCCTCTTGAGTCTCCTTTTGCTTCTAGACAAAAAGTTGCGCAATGAGTTGCCTTTGCATGAGACATCATGTGCATCGCTGCTTAATTCCTTGTACCTAATTCTGAAGCATCATTCTCAATCTCACAACCTCCATCAACTCCTGGACCCAAATATCCTCAGGATTGGCACAGACAGTGCGCTTACGTCCGGACCTCTTCTTCATGGTAAacctgcacacacgcacacaccgacATCATCCAACATTTGACTCATTCCAAATCCAGAAGGTCATTTAGTTTTCCATTTCTTGATGCCAGATGATTATGGGTCGCAATTGTGCGGCTGAAATGAAAACAATGAGCTTACGAACTCACACAACAGCTCTGATGTTGCAATCGCCATCTGTTTCCTGAATCCTGTAGCTCTGAACCTTTTCCTTTGTCTTCGTCCTCATCCGAAGCACATGGCCCAAGCAGCAGTCACCGTAAGAACCTGCACAAGGAAGGTCAAGGTCACACGGTAAGATAATCagcaacaaaagaaaacccattaaGCATATTTGTTGATGTTGTGAGAACAATTTATATCAGACAATGTGGcaattaacccccccccccccccccccccgggacAATTGAGAACCTTCGATGAACCTAACATGCGTGCGAGGAAGACATGAAAACTTCACACAGGAAGGCCTCAGGTGAGAAACAGAACCTCTTAGTTAAGACGCAAACATGCTAAACACGAGCCTGATTGACTGAAAAGTAGCCTTAAAATACAACAAAGAAAATGATATACCACGTAATATGACTCCCAAAAATATATGCATGCTTTGTTCAAGTGGTGTGAATCATGTAAAAGGAAATACaataaattacaaataaaaaaatataataaaattcaaaaacggTGTGAATCATGTCAGAAAAAACCAATAAattacaaataatttttttaataaaatttaaaataaataaatatcaagtGCTCATAtttaaactgacatgaccttaATTTGAGGTAAAATTACACGCACACGGTGCCAATCAAACATTTGGACACGCCTCCTCGTGCGACCAAATGACAAAGTTTGAAACGGACGGCTGTGACCCATCGTAAATGTCAAGCCCCAGTCTATCTATTTATCTATCAATTTCCATCTTTCTTTATCCATCTATTTTTTCCGTCTCCTCGACTTcaatatttcaacacatttaacGCCTAACGAGCACAGTAATTCCACACCAGAGCCATTTCCCAACCAAGTTTAACAGAAGAATGTGAATAATCAAAAACAGATGCGCGTGTCAAGAGAGCCTCAATTGCACCAAAACTACGAGTTAGTAAATTCTGCAATCAACAAGTGGTCCAAAACCAAGCATTTCACTGTCCTAATCATCATCTCCCAGCCGATAAAGCCTTTGGTCTTTGAAGGCCAAGCATGTGTTTCAGCGTCGCTCTTACTAACCTTGTGCCAGACACACTGTGGTGCAGAAGAGCAGCACCAGGAACAAAAGTGCTTGGAATTTCATGTCGACTCTCGCTGTTCTGCTTGGCTGTGCAGGAATAAAAGACAACGTTGGATTAAGGAGAATAGACAAAATGCTGTATCTCCACTACAAACCAGAATCATGAAAGtccttatgatttttttttttttcccagctgctgctgcatgcaatgcatttgtttttgaaTTTTGGATGGATGCAGCGCACTGAGTCCCAAACGGAGGAACGTACCTGGTGAATTTTTTTTCGCCGCTTCACTCAAGGTGGCCTGCCTCACAACTCTCTGCAGTGCCGAGGTGGGGCTTTGCACTCTTATTGTGCACATGTATTgtaaccgccccccccccccccccccccctcggacACACAAACATGCCTTTGCCACTCCTCCTCGACGCAGCACGCACCCACTTTTGCAAATGCGTAGTTGAACATGTTGTGCAATAGTAATTGGTTTGTAATACAAGGTCAGCCAACAGTGTCAAAGTATAACTACTCTCATTGGCTTCCAGTAGAGCTTTAGTTGTTGTATATTAGTATGTAATGCGTTTTGACATGCATTATGTGGAAAAGGTAAAGAATCCTGACTTGGTGGTCACTTCATTCCCTGGAAAGAACTGATGGAATCCAGATGTTCACAAGAACTGCTGACGTGGTTGGACTTATGTATTCAATTGTCCGTTGGGAAAGTTTGTTCGAAACAATGACATTTTGGTTGATATCTCGCCATTGTTATGCAACCAATCAAAGGAAGGGAAAAAATGCCAAATTCATTGTGggctagttagttacctgaggcTGCGAGCGCCAATTTGCAACCTGATTGGTGAATGAAACGTTCTCATTGCGAATGTAGATGAAGTCATGAGCAAACACTTGTGATCCTGAATGCCTGGAGGTAGATACGGTCAGTCACACGGTGCTCGCACAGAGAAGCTCAAATTGGATCGTTTCCAAACATCATAGACACCCGTAAACACTGTGCAGCCATGACAAAGAGACTGTTGAGAATAAACTAATACAAGTCTAAGAATTTAAATTGGTTTTAAGATAgtgtttagcaaaaaaaaaaaaaaaagaaaaaaaaaaaaaagccctcctGGCTTTGATTGCTCAACATCCATCCCAATTTTTTGGTGTCTCCCAAAAAATAGCGCCCGTCCTGAGCAGGCCCTCGAGTGAGCCCCGGGTTTCCTGACTGGTTGTCTTCTTGGATGTCAGGAGGCTTAACTAACTCATTGTGTGCAAAGAAGTTCTTTGGTTGGATTGAGTCCATCTGCACATGTTGAATTTCAACTCTATGgaatgaaaacaacaacaaccgtcAGTTAACTTGACTCAAATAAAcccgaaagcaagttttgagtTTCATCGATAATACGAGCCCTGAAAACCCCATTTACGTACTCCCCGACTTTATCTtccaaccctactttgaaacgctATCCGTGGCTTGAAAGTTTCTTTGGtgcaacggatggatggatggatggatggatggatggatggatggatggatggataaaagagAGTGACAACGATACCGTATCATTTAGAAAATGCATCATTGCGCGTAGACGGGGGACATCTGCTGGTCACTCGGTGCACTGCTTTCTAACGTTTTTCATCAATAGCCAGGCAGGCACTCACTACTCACTCGAGTGGCAAGCAGTAAGAAGCAGAACATCTGATTGGCTCCCCCGTCCTGTGATTGTTTCAGTAcaatctttgttgttgttttttacaatACAATTGTTTTGGCAGCACTTGCTTCCTTTCACATGGTGGCCTGCTCTGCATTGCTGACCCAATCATGTCAAAGTGATTCTGAGATTAAGACGTCCAGAACGCGTGGAAACGGAAACAAGCACTGCCACCAATTGCGCGCCACTAAAATGATTGAGAGGGAAATAAAAAATCCAATCCACGATGCAAAAacagtcaaaaagaaaaaaagcttgcgcctggttggttggttggttggttggtgtgTGAGCACGATGGTATTGTTTAGCTTTCCAATATTTGTTGCTATCGATTCGAATTTCCATTTTGCTATTTTTCaccacttttgtgtgtgtgtcgtttTTGTTGGACCAGCAGGCATTTATTTCCGTAACCGGATGAATGTACTTTGATGGTCTTGTTTTTCCATTGCTACTTGGACTCAGAAAGACGAGCACGCGCGCACGTACAagcgtacgcacgcacgcacgcagcttTATGGCGTCCGCTCATGAGAAGTTTGAAGGCCGCTTTCGAAGCTTCTTACGCGATCGAAACAAAGCCTGCGAATCCAGCCAATGAACAAGCAACGAATATGTGCAGACTTTCAAAGCCTGACTTTGATGGCTGTGACGAGGCCGATGACGGTCCTTTGTTTGCTTTGCTCAAGACGTTTGAGCTTTTCTCGGGCCGACTGGCGGAGTGTCTTCATTTGCGTTggttggctcgctcgctcgcacctCTTCACACTTCCAGctccggctcggctcggctcggctcgcatCTCTTCACACTTCCAGCTCCGACAGACAGCAGTCAGGCAGACTTCCGACTCGTCTTCGAGAGCCACAATGAAGCTGGACCTCAAGCTACTGTGCATGGCCTTGGGCCTCGTCCTCTGCCTTGGGGAAAACGCGCAAGGTACGGCCGCTTTCTCGATTCTTCTTCTTCCGTTTTATTGTACATTTGATTGAACAATCGCACAGCACACAAATATTCAAGTTTCCCATTTTCAGAACGAACCGATCTATACTACAAAGCACGACTTTGGAAAAGTAACACAGAACTTAATCCATTTGATCGAGCGTCACGTCAGAGATCTTTGCTAAGCATGGCAATGTACGTGCACTTTTCTGGTTCGAAACAAGCGACAAGACATGGATGGATGTTATCagctcaaacaaacaaaacgagaaaaaaatcaaatcggaACAAGTGGAGATGAATGATTGTCTttctgtgagtgagtgagtgagtgagtgagtgagtgagtgagtgatactTTGGCcactattgcttttttttttgtgctgccaGTGACGCCATGCGACCACGATGGAACAACTACTGACAAGAAGTGCCAAGGCAAGCGGGGAGGAACGGTCGCCTTGAAAGCCCATGGCACTTCCACCGGGACTGTCAAATGGAAGAAGGAAGGAACCCCATCTACAGATATTGAAAACAAAGATGGCGAGTACGAGAAAACCGGAGCACACGACTCCACCCTGAAGATCCTAAACCTGAAAGGCACCTCCAAGGGAAAGTACATGGCCAGCGAGGGCGGCATCTCACCAGCGCAAAACTTCATCGTCGAAGGTTTGATGTTGCGCGAAAAGCCGCCGGCCACATGAAGCCTTTTCTGCACCATTTCTTTCCCACAGGGCACATGCAGACAAAGGCACAATCATGCACGTCAAGAAATGCATTCCATTTTCCGGTGAAAAGTTGGCAAAATATGCCCCAAAAGCGCTCCCAAACTCCAATTCACTTGGCTTCCAAAACAATTAAGCAAACATTAACTCGGTTTGGTCCAAAATAGTAACATCTCAGCATCTTTGACCTCAGCATCTTTGACTTGCTACTTTGACCAGAGTCTTGTGTCCTTGTACTTTGCacggagagtgtgtgtgtgtgatacttTGGCCAATTCTCCTTTTCTTGTGCTGGCAGTGGCAGACTGCTTTGGCGCGGCGACAGACGTGACGTGCGACGGCAAGCCGAATGGTGAGCTCTGGTTGAAAGCCATTGGCGCTAACACCGGGACTGTCACCTGGAAGAAGGAAGGAACCCCACCTACAGTTATTGAAAACATCGCTGACAAGTACCAGAAAACCGGAGCACACGACTCCACCCTGAAGATCTTAAAACTGGACGAGGACACCAAGGGAACGTACGAGGCCACGGAGGGCGGCATCACTCCAACATCACAAAAGTTCAAGGTCCAAGGTTTGATGTTGCGCGAAAAGCCGCCGGCCACATGAAACCTTTTCTGCACCATTTCTTTCCCACAGGGCACACATGCAGACAGAAGGTGGCAcgccaaacaaatgtcaacaaaTGCATGCAATTTTCAAGAGAAAAGTTGGTTGCAAGATAAGAGCTCCAAAATTCCAGTTGGCTTCCAAAACATTTGAAACCTCTCCACTCATGTGACACATTTGACACACAAAAGTTAGTCATCGAGCGACACATGCGACCAAATTTGGTCTTTTCATTGTGGGAATTAACCCATTTAGCACAGCTTTTATAAGCGCTTTAAGTGTGTTAGGAACTTCTTTGACCGTCTCTGATTCTCCAGAAATTTGGCGAAAATCAGAGCACTTCGCCAGGCGCAAAAGTGTGCGGCAAGTTCAAATTTTGACAGCTGACGTTTTCCAATTTTGTTTCATCTGTCAAGTGCCGGCCAATAGTGCCAATGCCGGCAAAGGCAAAAGCGACGTGTCGGCCACCAATGACAGTAACGTtgtcggcggcagcggcggcagcggcggcagcggcggcagcggcggcagcggcggcaacGGCGGCAACGGCCTGTCCTACTCCCCTGCTCTGCTGGTGATTGTCACTTTGGTCCAACTGCTGCTTCAGCTGGCCAATTAGAAGACAGCGAGTAGGCGCGGCGAGCGGATGAGCCCGCAAAAAGCATCGCCGACCTCGTGCCACATGCAAGTACACATGTACCACCACTAAGTTAATAAGTTAAAGTGAAGTTAAAGTCCGCAGTAagcatatggatttttttttgattgaattTGATTGGCTGGCTGTCATTGTGTGTGCTTCTTTTTGCTCTTAAgtctaataaaataataaaacccaCCACGCACGCGCATAGTCTTTGTCCTTTTTCTTCCCTTCCGGAGCGCTTTTCCCTCACGCGCGGCACTGCAGGCGAGCTGGGGCTAATAAAGCCTaccatatcattttttttctccactcaaGTCAGTTTTTGCATCTTGAATTGCATTCTACAAGTACATGAAACATATTGAGGAAGTTACTTGTGAGAGCCAGTAGAGGGAAGTCTTGTCTAACAAATAAACGGCTTGTGTAAATAGCTGCGGGAAATATCAACTCGTGTTTTTATTACATTTGCCTGCAAAAAATATGGCTGCAATTAACTCTAGGGGGATTTATATCTGGGTGGTTTAAATGGCAAATGACATCAGAAGATGAGGTTTATCTACACTATAGATTGTGTAGGCAGCATATAAACTCAGACCCACAAATTTATAAAAATCCCTGCCACAGTTTGGCTTTAGGCAGAAGTGGTTCTCCTCAACCAAAGTAATCAAGCTTGTTTACCTGCCGGTTTAATTTGGTTCGTTTAAATGAAAAATAACATGCTCACAAGCGCCCACTGCTGGCCAATTTAGCTCCATAGGTAAAGTATTCGGAATCAACCATCATGAGACTCCCTGACCTCTGCTGTGCAATTTTAGTAGAAAGTAAGAGCGTGAAAAGACAGAAAGCTGGTACACTTAGCGGCAGTGAATGCACAAGCACACGTCCACTGATGAAGAATTAGAGCGGGGACAGATAAATAGCCACAGGCTGTCAGAGCAGCGCCGGCAGAGCgacaaaaaaatccatttggATTATGACTCCATACATAAAAcccattttcatttttcacagcCGCAGTTGGAATAACAAATAGATAGCAggtcaaaagaaaacaatgaCTGAATTGAGAGTCTTGGCTCGGGCGTCTAACTTAAAACCACAGTGAagcagcaggcaggcaggccatgAATCGGAATGAGCAGGGCGTCGTTGTCACGTGACAGATCGCACCGACTAATTGACTGGAGATAAATTCATTTACTTCCATAAATTCCACTCTCCACCGCTTAAATTTCATCAATCATTGAGAAATAAATGGTAAACTCATAGAGTTATGGAGGATGTTTATTTACTCACTCAGTTGCATTCGTACAATTTCAAACCATTGTTCGGAGTCGTTTTAACAGAATGTAGGGCTGTGAATCCTTATTGGTACACTACTGCCTCTCACAGGTCACTCTTGGTACTACAACAGACAtctggctggggggggggggggcgagttaCTTTAGTGTGCCTTTGATTAATActccgtgtgtgcgtgcgtgtgtgtatgtgtgtgtcaggtGAGGTGTGTTAAATGGGGCCTCCTCGCTGTATGCGTTAATAACAAAACACCCTTGGAAGGTATTGATTGGCCAATCTCATTCCCATCTGTCCTTCGAAGGCTCCCTTCATCATTCTGGTCCAGGAGCGCCCTTCACCCAAGCGCTTCCTCCCGCTGCCCCCCAATGGCTCCCTCTTTAAGCGCCACCTATCACTCCCACCTCGCTGTCAGCCCCTCCACCATCATATGCGATCCGTGTGAATCCTCGCCACAGTGATTGTCAAGTTCGGTTTGGTTCCGGCAAAATTGGCCAAGGTCAACAAAAAGGCATTTGCATTGAACACGCATCTATATTaaacaacatttttttcccttctctcTGACATTTTCTGGGGTACCTAAtgactttatgcattttttttgtacgtgtcaagaatatgtatttgactacttgctctttattttgggggacaccaacacatattacataacgtaaaacacattgtcatataaagcagttgaccatatgtcatttttttgttttcatgcccaaaaaaataaaaacaaggaataaaacaccagacaagttttaacaggtttttaatgtttattaaaataataataataataagagtaaatttcaaaccagcggtctaatgtgaaattgcagtagatatacatacacatattgtcatataaggcagttcatatgacttcaaccagtaggtgccggtaatgcccattgaagctggtgccacctcgccgttaaacaaaacgaagaagaaaatgacataacttcccgttcacaaacgagtcgtgaattgcatttcctgttCCCAAACTGAACGGATCTACAAGTGaccgagtgatttgcatttccagttcatcgcgacaacggaccagtgagggaacgaatcctgactttccagttcgcgaacgagtcaatggctcAACTGCcttgtgatgtgagtcaccccgctcactctttgtttgatcttctgccctccgggaagaggtacaggagcctgcgctcccgcaccaccagactcaccaacagcttcgttctccaggctgttaggatcctgaactctcttcccccttctgcgtagcgtcctgtactttttgcgctatattctggctCTCTACTGTATGCACAATGAACGGAAAAAAAacccgaatcactttaggaagtgattcgttcactctcgttcactgaaaagagtcGTTCTTTTGaatgaatcgttcactcacgatccAACACTACGTTACAATGCTTTCCAAATTAATTTTCATATGGGGAATACCAAGAGCGTTCTGGTTTATTCCTTGCTGTCGCAGTTCTACATGTCGTCTTAAAACTATTGGAGCCCTGAGGACATGCTAACCACTCTTGCAGTGTGTTGCCCATaataatttttgttttggttcattTGTAGAGAAACTGTTTACTGcaaacaaaaagtgctcttaaacGGTGACACGATGTCAACACGACTATTCTTGCTCACGATTCCTTCTCGCACTCTCTTCTCTATCCTTGGTATGTCCACCCACGCTGTTTTCTCACTCTTCACACCAGCACCATCTCTTCCTTCATCTTTTCCAGCTGCCATTTTTCCTCATCTCTCAGCGCTTCGAGtctccttcctcctcttccagaACCATCAAATGAAGATTAAAGAGCCTTCACTCACTCTCTCagccacatatacacacactgagacgcacacacacacacacgctccctCAGGAAAGCTCCACACAATTATGTCTAGAATGGGATTCATTCTCAGCCTTCAACAACTCATTAAGCGCATATTGCAAATTGTATGTTTCAGCAGAAAGCATTGATGAGGAACACTGGCAGCGGCGAGCTTCTGGGGAGGCCAGAATGATTCTCAGGCGTGCTACCACTTCATTTGCATTTCACATATACATTGAATGTATTTTCAGTGTACTGGCAATTGGAGTTGGGATGGGGGTGGTGGGGTTGAGGTGCATATGAACCACACAGTGACCGACAGGTCGAATATTCCCTAACTATTTTATTTGCTCTCGGCATtgcggtaaaaaaataaataatgatagacacacgcacgcataatTTATGCAGTTAGCGGCAACACTAGTTTGCTAGTCAAATCATACAATGTCAAGCTTGGGTAATTTGGCATTACACACTGAATATACATCCAGCATAGTTGTACTAACATAATAGAGTTAACTTTTGATTGACACCCTCATCTATCATTTTAACAATCGACACTATTTACTTGCGTTAAATGCAAAAGC from Syngnathus scovelli strain Florida chromosome 10, RoL_Ssco_1.2, whole genome shotgun sequence harbors:
- the LOC125968144 gene encoding uncharacterized protein, with the protein product MNKQRICADFQSLTLMAVTRPMTVLCLLCSRRLSFSRADWRSVFICVGWLARSHLFTLPAPARLGSARISSHFQLRQTAVRQTSDSSSRATMKLDLKLLCMALGLVLCLGENAQVTPCDHDGTTTDKKCQGKRGGTVALKAHGTSTGTVKWKKEGTPSTDIENKDGEYEKTGAHDSTLKILNLKGTSKGKYMASEGGISPAQNFIVEVADCFGAATDVTCDGKPNGELWLKAIGANTGTVTWKKEGTPPTVIENIADKYQKTGAHDSTLKILKLDEDTKGTYEATEGGITPTSQKFKVQVPANSANAGKGKSDVSATNDSNVVGGSGGSGGSGGSGGSGGNGGNGLSYSPALLVIVTLVQLLLQLAN